From Lepus europaeus isolate LE1 chromosome 3, mLepTim1.pri, whole genome shotgun sequence, a single genomic window includes:
- the RREB1 gene encoding ras-responsive element-binding protein 1 isoform X1, whose product MTSRSPVGLEGSDLSSINTMMSAVMSVGKVAENGASPQGVKSPAKPPGPNRIGRRNQETKEEKSSYNCPLCEKICTTQHQLTMHIRQHNTDTGGADHSCSICGKSLSSASSLDRHMLVHSGERPYKCTVCGQSFTTNGNMHRHMKIHEKDPNSTTAAAPPSPLKRRRLSSKRKLTHDAELEREDPAPAKKMVEDGQSGDLEKNADEVFHCPVCFKEFVCKYGLETHMETHSDNPLRCDICCVTFRTHRGLLRHNALVHKQLPRDAMGRPFIQSNPSIPAGFHDLGFTDFSCRKFPRISQAWCETNLRRCISEQHRFVCDTCDKAFPMFSSLVLHRQTHAADPGRDKLQAEALPDAALDQKVFLAWLGLQHTKDSQPAPAEEPLPDDNQAIQLQALKCPLPQDPACTSVLSLAPFEAAALGGSLTVLPATKEGVKHLSLQPFQKGFIIQPDSSIVVKPISGESAIELADIQQILKMAASAPPQISLPPLSKAPAAPLQAIFKHMPPLKPKPLVTPRTVVATSTPPPLINAQQASPGCISPSLPPPPLRLLKGSVEAAANAHLLQSKSAAQPSTATQLFLQQPPPLRMDQPEMKTQLEQDSIIEALLPLSMEPKIKQEITEGDLKAIMTGPGGKKTPAMRKVLYPCRFCNQVFAFSGVLRAHVRSHLGISPYQCNICDYIAADKAALIRHLRTHSGERPYICKICHYPFTVKANCERHLRKKHLKATRKDIEKNIEYVSSSAAELVDAFCAPDTVCRLCGEDLKHYRALRIHMRTHCGRGLGGCPKARKPFECKECSAAFAARRNCVHHILKQHLHVPEQDIESYVLAADGGGRGGLGPAEAPAAAAAAASARGEEGDRKPLAAFLEPQNGYLHGGPSQPPPPHVSIKLEPVSGFAVDFNEPLDFSQKGLALVQVKQENVSFLCPSSLAAYDCSMEPIDLSIPKHLRKGDKDAAAPSEPPRPEQEAGSAERHSPCPPSGLPPAALGPGGTLESPAGAAAASAPEPHAQQPVQASVQLAVPIYSSALVSSSPLLGSPALLSGPALLRPLRPKPPLLLPKPPVAEELPPLASIAQIISSVSSAPTLLKAKMAEPGAGSGPAVAADGPAGSAPKAAPAPAAPVAPATTDGATSPGEACDPLPAASSPEAASPSEQEPAGSSKKRGRKRGLRPRPQVGCGAVDLDSSGEFASIEKMLATTDTNKFSPFLQTAAAAAEDDAGEEAAAAPGDPQGPSDEEQAGPAEDKLLRAKRNSYASCLQKINCPHCPRVFPWASSLQRHMLTHTGQKPFPCQKCDAFFSTKSNCERHQLRKHGVTTCSLRRNGLIPQSKESEVGAPDSTDSQSDTETPTPAGEVLDLTSRDMEQPPPPEASEDAAAAQAQAGPASPGQGGEKGAEESQAPGDDPEESRVPGDGPEEDAGSNKSLDLDLASKLMDFKLAEGEAGAGGCGPQDHKYACDACGKSFKFLGTLSRHRKAHGRQEPRDPPAEGDSPPAPEEKAAEPPAAEPGPGAGEAPAVAEQPSEETEGPSDGEGAAEQKSSEKSDDDRKPKTDSPKSAASKADKRKKVCSVCNKRFWSLQDLTRHMRSHTGERPYKCQTCERTFTLKHSLVRHQRIHQKARRAQHQGKDSDKDERGDEDSENESTHSGNNPVSENEAEPAPSTSNHVAVTRSRKESLGPGGKEKSGGRGPEHDRGSPKEQASPGDPGPQSPESLVQDLLELRDKRPAPALLGTE is encoded by the exons ACATATGAAGATTCACGAGAAGGACCCCAACAGCACCACGGCTGCAGCGCCCCCGTCCCCACTGAAGCGCAGGCGGCTGTCCTCCAAGAGGAAGCTGACACACGATGCAGAGTTGGAAAGAGAGGACCCGGCCCCGGCTAAAAAG ATGGTGGAAGACGGACAGTCAGGTGATCTGGAGAAGAACGCTGATGAGGTCTTTCACTGCCCAGTGTGCTTCAAGGAGTTTGTCTGCAAGTATGGActggagacccacatggagacccactCGGATAACCCACTAAG ATGTGACATCTGCTGCGTCACCTTCCGCACGCATCGgggcctgctgcgccacaacgcgcTCGTGCACAAGCAGCTGCCTCGGGACGCCATGGGGCGGCCCTTCATCCAGAGCAACCCCTCGATCCCCGCCGGCTTCCACGACTTGGGGTTCACCGACTTCTCCTGCAGGAAGTTCCCCCGCATTTCTCAG GCCTGGTGCGAGACAAACCTGCGAAGGTGTATCAGTGAGCAGCACCGTTTCGTCTGTGACACCTGCGACAAGGCCTTCCCCATGTTTTCCTCGCTCGTCCTGCACAGGCAGACACACGCCGCCGACCCGGGCCGGGATAAGCTGCAGGCCGAGGCCCTGCCTGACGCCGCCCTGGACCAGAAGGTCTTcctggcctggctgggcctgCAGCACACCAAAGACAGCCAGCCTGCCCCCGCCGAGGAGCCCCTGCCCGACGACAACCAAGCCATCCAGCTGCAGGCGCTCAAGTGCCCGCTACCTCAGGACCCCGCCTGCACCAGCGTGCTGAGCCTGGCTCCTTTCGAAGCTGCTGCCCTGGGCGGTTCGCTCACGGTGCTCCCGGCCACCAAGGAGGGCGTGAAGCACCTGTCGCTGCAGCCCTTCCAGAAGGGCTTCATCATCCAGCCGGACAGCAGCATCGTGGTAAAGCCCATCTCCGGGGAGTCGGCCATCGAGCTGGCCGACATCCAGCAGATCCTGAAGATGGCCGCCTCGGCCCCGCCGCAGATCAGCCTGCCCCCGCTCTCCAAGGCCCCTGCCGCGCCCCTGCAGGCCATATTCAAGCACATGCCCCCTCTGAAGCCAAAGCCCCTGGTCACCCCCAGGACCGTCGTGGCCACGTCCACGCCCCCGCCTCTCATCAACGCCCAGCAGGCCTCCCCCGGCTGTAtcagccccagcctccccccgCCGCCCCTGAGGCTGCTCAAGGGCTCGGTGGAGGCGGCCGCCAACGCGCACCTGCTGCAGTCCAAGTCGGCGGCCCAGCCGAGCACGGCCACGCAGCTGTTCctgcagcagccgccgccgctgcGGATGGACCAGCCCGAGATGAAGACGCAGCTGGAGCAGGACAGCATCATCGaggccctgctgcccctcagcATGGAGCCCAAGATCAAGCAGGAGATCACCGAAGGGGACCTCAAGGCCATCATGACGGGGCCCGGCGGCAAGAAGACGCCCGCCATGCGCAAGGTGCTCTACCCATGCCGCTTCTGCAACCAGGTGTTCGCCTTCTCGGGGGTGCTGCGCGCGCACGTGCGCTCCCACCTGGGCATCTCGCCCTACCAGTGCAACATCTGTGACTACATCGCCGCCGACAAGGCCGCGCTCATCCGCCACCTGCGCACGCACAGCGGCGAGCGGCCGTACATCTGCAAGATCTGCCACTACCCCTTCACGGTCAAGGCCAACTGCGAGCGGCACCTGCGCAAGAAGCACCTCAAGGCCACCCGCAAGGACATCGAGAAGAACATCGAGTACGTAAGCAGCAGCGCGGCTGAGCTGGTGGACGCCTTCTGCGCGCCcgacacggtgtgccggctgtgcGGCGAGGACCTGAAGCACTACCGCGCGCTTCGCATCCACATGCGCACGCACTGCGGCCGCGGCCTGGGCGGCTGCCCCAAGGCACGCAAGCCCTTCGAGTGCAAGGAGTGCAGCGCCGCCTTCGCCGCCAGGCGCAACTGTGTCCACCACATCCTCAAGCAGCACCTGCACGTGCCCGAGCAGGACATCGAGAGCTACGTGCTGGCGGCCGacggcgggggccggggcggccTGGGCCCCGCCGaggcgcccgccgccgccgccgctgcagccTCGGCGCGCGGCGAGGAGGGCGACCGCAAGCCCCTGGCCGCCTTCCTGGAGCCTCAGAACGGCTACCTGCACGGGGGTCCCagccagccgccgccgccgcacgtCTCCATAAAGCTGGAACCGGTCAGCGGCTTTGCCGTGGACTTCAACGAGCCCCTGGACTTCTCCCAGAAGGGCCTGGCCCTGGTGCAGGTGAAGCAGGAGAACGTGTCCTTCCTGTGCCCCTCCTCGCTGGCCGCCTACGACTGCTCCATGGAGCCCATCGACCTGTCCATCCCCAAGCACCTGCGCAAAGGCGACAAGGACGCGGCCGCCCCCAGCGAGCCCCCGCGGCCCGAGCAGGAGGCCGGCAGCGCCGAGCGGCACTcgccctgcccgccctccggccTTCCGCCGGCAGCCCTGGGGCCCGGCGGGACCCTGGAGAGCCCGGCGGGGGCCGCGGCCGCCAGCGCCCCCGAGCCCCACGCACAGCAGCCGGTGCAGGCTTCGGTGCAGCTCGCCGTGCCCATCTACTCGTCGGCCTTGGTCAGCAGCTCTCCGCTGCTGGGCAGCCCTGCGCTCCTGAGCGGCCCCGCCCTGCTGCGACCCCTGCGGCCCAAGCCCCCACTCCTCTTGCCAAAGCCCCCCGTGGCCGAAGAGCTGCCCCCGCTGGCCTCCATCGCCCAGATCATCTCGTCCGTGTCCTCGGCCCCGACCCTGCTGAAAGCCAAGATGGCAGAGCCTGGCGCCGGCAgcggcccagccgtggctgccgATGGCCCTGCGGGCTCCGCACCCAAAGCCGCCCCGGCCCCCGCGGCCCCAGTGGCCCCCGCCACCACTGATGGCGCCACGAGCCCCGGAGAGGCCTGCGACCCGCTGCCAGCGGCCAGCAGCCCAGAGGCGGCCTCGCCCTCAGAGCAGGAGCCTGCGGGCTCCTCCAAGAAGAGGGGGCGGAAGAGGGGGCTGAGACCCCGGCCCCAGGTCGGCTGCGGCGCGGTGGACCTGGACTCCAGCGGGGAGTTCGCCAGCATCGAGAAGATGCTGGCCACCACGGACACCAACAAGTTCAGTCCGTTCCTGCagaccgcggcggcggcggcggaggacgaCGCTGGGGAGGAGGCGGCCGCGGCCCCCGGCGACCCCCAGGGACCCAGCGACGAGGAGCAGGCTGGCCCCGCCGAGGACAAGCTGCTGCGGGCCAAGCGCAACTCATACGCCAGCTGCCTGCAGAAGATCAACTGCCCGCACTGCCCGCGCGTCTTCCCCtgggccagctccctgcagaggcacatgctcacacacacag GTCAGAAACCCTTCCCTTGTCAAAAATGCGATGCCTTCTTTTCTACCAAATCTAACTGTGAACGCCACCAGTTGCGCAAACACGGAGTTACCACCTGTTCCCTGAGAAGAAACGGGCTTATTCCCCAGTCCAAAGAGAGTGAAGTTGGAGCCCCTGATAGCACAG ACAGCCAGTCAGACACTGAGACGCCGACCCCCGCCGGGGAGGTGCTGGACCTCACCTCCCGCGACATGGAGCAGCCGCCGCCTCCGGAGGCCAGCGAGGACGCCGCAGCCGCGCAGGCCCAGGCCGGGCCGGCATCGCCGGGCCAGGGCGGAGAGAAGGGGGCCGAGGAGAGCCAGGCGCCGGGGGACGACCCCGAGGAGAGCCGGGTGCCAGGGGACGGCCCCGAGGAGGACGCGGGCAGCAACAAGAGCCTGGACCTGGACTTGGCCAGCAAGCTGATGGACTTCAAGCTGGCTGAGGGCGAGGCGGGCGCCGGGGGCTGCGGCCCGCAGGACCACAAGTACGCGTGCGACGCCTGCGGGAAGAGCTTCAAGTTCCTGGGCACGCTGAGCCGCCACCGCAAGGCGCACGGCCGCCAGGAGCCCCGGGACCCGCCCGCGGAGGGGGACTCGCCGCCCGCGCCCGAGGAGAAGGCCGCCGAGCCCCCGGCCGCGGAGCCCGGCCCGGGCGCGGGGGAGGCCCCGGCGGTGGCGGAGCAGCCCAGTGAGGAGACCGAGGGCCCCTCGGACGGGGAGGGCGCGGCCGAGCAGAAGTCCTCGGAGAAGAGCGACGACGACAGGAAACCAAAGACGGACTCGCCCAAGAGCGCGGCCAGCAAGGCCGACAAGAGGAAGAAGGTGTGCAGCGTGTGCAACAAGCGCTTCTGGTCGCTGCAGGACCTCACCCGCCACATGCGCTCCCACACGG GGGAGAGGCCGTACAAGTGTCAGACCTGCGAGCGGACCTTCACCTTGAAGCACAGCCTCGTTCGGCACCAGCGCATCCACCAAAAAGCCCGGCGCGCCCAGCACCAGGGCAAGGACAGTGACAAGGACGAGCGGGGGGACGAGGACAGCGAGAACGAGTCCACCCACAGCGGCAACAACCCGGTGTCGGAGAATGAGGCCGAGCCGGCGCCCAGCACCAGCAACCACGTGGCCGTCACCCGGAGCCGGAAGGAGAGCCTGGGTCCCGGCGGGAAGGAGaagagcgggggccgggggcccgaGCATGACCGGGGCAGCCCCAAGGAGCAGGCGTCTCCGGGGGACCCCGGCCCCCAGAGCCCAGAGTCCCTGGTGCAAGACCTACTGGAGCTGCGCGACAAGcggcccgcccccgccctccTGGGCACGGAGTGA
- the RREB1 gene encoding ras-responsive element-binding protein 1 isoform X2 — translation MTSRSPVGLEGSDLSSINTMMSAVMSVGKVAENGASPQGVKSPAKPPGPNRIGRRNQETKEEKSSYNCPLCEKICTTQHQLTMHIRQHNTDTGGADHSCSICGKSLSSASSLDRHMLVHSGERPYKCTVCGQSFTTNGNMHRHMKIHEKDPNSTTAAAPPSPLKRRRLSSKRKLTHDAELEREDPAPAKKMVEDGQSGDLEKNADEVFHCPVCFKEFVCKYGLETHMETHSDNPLRCDICCVTFRTHRGLLRHNALVHKQLPRDAMGRPFIQSNPSIPAGFHDLGFTDFSCRKFPRISQAWCETNLRRCISEQHRFVCDTCDKAFPMFSSLVLHRQTHAADPGRDKLQAEALPDAALDQKVFLAWLGLQHTKDSQPAPAEEPLPDDNQAIQLQALKCPLPQDPACTSVLSLAPFEAAALGGSLTVLPATKEGVKHLSLQPFQKGFIIQPDSSIVVKPISGESAIELADIQQILKMAASAPPQISLPPLSKAPAAPLQAIFKHMPPLKPKPLVTPRTVVATSTPPPLINAQQASPGCISPSLPPPPLRLLKGSVEAAANAHLLQSKSAAQPSTATQLFLQQPPPLRMDQPEMKTQLEQDSIIEALLPLSMEPKIKQEITEGDLKAIMTGPGGKKTPAMRKVLYPCRFCNQVFAFSGVLRAHVRSHLGISPYQCNICDYIAADKAALIRHLRTHSGERPYICKICHYPFTVKANCERHLRKKHLKATRKDIEKNIEYVSSSAAELVDAFCAPDTVCRLCGEDLKHYRALRIHMRTHCGRGLGGCPKARKPFECKECSAAFAARRNCVHHILKQHLHVPEQDIESYVLAADGGGRGGLGPAEAPAAAAAAASARGEEGDRKPLAAFLEPQNGYLHGGPSQPPPPHVSIKLEPVSGFAVDFNEPLDFSQKGLALVQVKQENVSFLCPSSLAAYDCSMEPIDLSIPKHLRKGDKDAAAPSEPPRPEQEAGSAERHSPCPPSGLPPAALGPGGTLESPAGAAAASAPEPHAQQPVQASVQLAVPIYSSALVSSSPLLGSPALLSGPALLRPLRPKPPLLLPKPPVAEELPPLASIAQIISSVSSAPTLLKAKMAEPGAGSGPAVAADGPAGSAPKAAPAPAAPVAPATTDGATSPGEACDPLPAASSPEAASPSEQEPAGSSKKRGRKRGLRPRPQVGCGAVDLDSSGEFASIEKMLATTDTNKFSPFLQTAAAAAEDDAGEEAAAAPGDPQGPSDEEQAGPAEDKLLRAKRNSYASCLQKINCPHCPRVFPWASSLQRHMLTHTDSQSDTETPTPAGEVLDLTSRDMEQPPPPEASEDAAAAQAQAGPASPGQGGEKGAEESQAPGDDPEESRVPGDGPEEDAGSNKSLDLDLASKLMDFKLAEGEAGAGGCGPQDHKYACDACGKSFKFLGTLSRHRKAHGRQEPRDPPAEGDSPPAPEEKAAEPPAAEPGPGAGEAPAVAEQPSEETEGPSDGEGAAEQKSSEKSDDDRKPKTDSPKSAASKADKRKKVCSVCNKRFWSLQDLTRHMRSHTGERPYKCQTCERTFTLKHSLVRHQRIHQKARRAQHQGKDSDKDERGDEDSENESTHSGNNPVSENEAEPAPSTSNHVAVTRSRKESLGPGGKEKSGGRGPEHDRGSPKEQASPGDPGPQSPESLVQDLLELRDKRPAPALLGTE, via the exons ACATATGAAGATTCACGAGAAGGACCCCAACAGCACCACGGCTGCAGCGCCCCCGTCCCCACTGAAGCGCAGGCGGCTGTCCTCCAAGAGGAAGCTGACACACGATGCAGAGTTGGAAAGAGAGGACCCGGCCCCGGCTAAAAAG ATGGTGGAAGACGGACAGTCAGGTGATCTGGAGAAGAACGCTGATGAGGTCTTTCACTGCCCAGTGTGCTTCAAGGAGTTTGTCTGCAAGTATGGActggagacccacatggagacccactCGGATAACCCACTAAG ATGTGACATCTGCTGCGTCACCTTCCGCACGCATCGgggcctgctgcgccacaacgcgcTCGTGCACAAGCAGCTGCCTCGGGACGCCATGGGGCGGCCCTTCATCCAGAGCAACCCCTCGATCCCCGCCGGCTTCCACGACTTGGGGTTCACCGACTTCTCCTGCAGGAAGTTCCCCCGCATTTCTCAG GCCTGGTGCGAGACAAACCTGCGAAGGTGTATCAGTGAGCAGCACCGTTTCGTCTGTGACACCTGCGACAAGGCCTTCCCCATGTTTTCCTCGCTCGTCCTGCACAGGCAGACACACGCCGCCGACCCGGGCCGGGATAAGCTGCAGGCCGAGGCCCTGCCTGACGCCGCCCTGGACCAGAAGGTCTTcctggcctggctgggcctgCAGCACACCAAAGACAGCCAGCCTGCCCCCGCCGAGGAGCCCCTGCCCGACGACAACCAAGCCATCCAGCTGCAGGCGCTCAAGTGCCCGCTACCTCAGGACCCCGCCTGCACCAGCGTGCTGAGCCTGGCTCCTTTCGAAGCTGCTGCCCTGGGCGGTTCGCTCACGGTGCTCCCGGCCACCAAGGAGGGCGTGAAGCACCTGTCGCTGCAGCCCTTCCAGAAGGGCTTCATCATCCAGCCGGACAGCAGCATCGTGGTAAAGCCCATCTCCGGGGAGTCGGCCATCGAGCTGGCCGACATCCAGCAGATCCTGAAGATGGCCGCCTCGGCCCCGCCGCAGATCAGCCTGCCCCCGCTCTCCAAGGCCCCTGCCGCGCCCCTGCAGGCCATATTCAAGCACATGCCCCCTCTGAAGCCAAAGCCCCTGGTCACCCCCAGGACCGTCGTGGCCACGTCCACGCCCCCGCCTCTCATCAACGCCCAGCAGGCCTCCCCCGGCTGTAtcagccccagcctccccccgCCGCCCCTGAGGCTGCTCAAGGGCTCGGTGGAGGCGGCCGCCAACGCGCACCTGCTGCAGTCCAAGTCGGCGGCCCAGCCGAGCACGGCCACGCAGCTGTTCctgcagcagccgccgccgctgcGGATGGACCAGCCCGAGATGAAGACGCAGCTGGAGCAGGACAGCATCATCGaggccctgctgcccctcagcATGGAGCCCAAGATCAAGCAGGAGATCACCGAAGGGGACCTCAAGGCCATCATGACGGGGCCCGGCGGCAAGAAGACGCCCGCCATGCGCAAGGTGCTCTACCCATGCCGCTTCTGCAACCAGGTGTTCGCCTTCTCGGGGGTGCTGCGCGCGCACGTGCGCTCCCACCTGGGCATCTCGCCCTACCAGTGCAACATCTGTGACTACATCGCCGCCGACAAGGCCGCGCTCATCCGCCACCTGCGCACGCACAGCGGCGAGCGGCCGTACATCTGCAAGATCTGCCACTACCCCTTCACGGTCAAGGCCAACTGCGAGCGGCACCTGCGCAAGAAGCACCTCAAGGCCACCCGCAAGGACATCGAGAAGAACATCGAGTACGTAAGCAGCAGCGCGGCTGAGCTGGTGGACGCCTTCTGCGCGCCcgacacggtgtgccggctgtgcGGCGAGGACCTGAAGCACTACCGCGCGCTTCGCATCCACATGCGCACGCACTGCGGCCGCGGCCTGGGCGGCTGCCCCAAGGCACGCAAGCCCTTCGAGTGCAAGGAGTGCAGCGCCGCCTTCGCCGCCAGGCGCAACTGTGTCCACCACATCCTCAAGCAGCACCTGCACGTGCCCGAGCAGGACATCGAGAGCTACGTGCTGGCGGCCGacggcgggggccggggcggccTGGGCCCCGCCGaggcgcccgccgccgccgccgctgcagccTCGGCGCGCGGCGAGGAGGGCGACCGCAAGCCCCTGGCCGCCTTCCTGGAGCCTCAGAACGGCTACCTGCACGGGGGTCCCagccagccgccgccgccgcacgtCTCCATAAAGCTGGAACCGGTCAGCGGCTTTGCCGTGGACTTCAACGAGCCCCTGGACTTCTCCCAGAAGGGCCTGGCCCTGGTGCAGGTGAAGCAGGAGAACGTGTCCTTCCTGTGCCCCTCCTCGCTGGCCGCCTACGACTGCTCCATGGAGCCCATCGACCTGTCCATCCCCAAGCACCTGCGCAAAGGCGACAAGGACGCGGCCGCCCCCAGCGAGCCCCCGCGGCCCGAGCAGGAGGCCGGCAGCGCCGAGCGGCACTcgccctgcccgccctccggccTTCCGCCGGCAGCCCTGGGGCCCGGCGGGACCCTGGAGAGCCCGGCGGGGGCCGCGGCCGCCAGCGCCCCCGAGCCCCACGCACAGCAGCCGGTGCAGGCTTCGGTGCAGCTCGCCGTGCCCATCTACTCGTCGGCCTTGGTCAGCAGCTCTCCGCTGCTGGGCAGCCCTGCGCTCCTGAGCGGCCCCGCCCTGCTGCGACCCCTGCGGCCCAAGCCCCCACTCCTCTTGCCAAAGCCCCCCGTGGCCGAAGAGCTGCCCCCGCTGGCCTCCATCGCCCAGATCATCTCGTCCGTGTCCTCGGCCCCGACCCTGCTGAAAGCCAAGATGGCAGAGCCTGGCGCCGGCAgcggcccagccgtggctgccgATGGCCCTGCGGGCTCCGCACCCAAAGCCGCCCCGGCCCCCGCGGCCCCAGTGGCCCCCGCCACCACTGATGGCGCCACGAGCCCCGGAGAGGCCTGCGACCCGCTGCCAGCGGCCAGCAGCCCAGAGGCGGCCTCGCCCTCAGAGCAGGAGCCTGCGGGCTCCTCCAAGAAGAGGGGGCGGAAGAGGGGGCTGAGACCCCGGCCCCAGGTCGGCTGCGGCGCGGTGGACCTGGACTCCAGCGGGGAGTTCGCCAGCATCGAGAAGATGCTGGCCACCACGGACACCAACAAGTTCAGTCCGTTCCTGCagaccgcggcggcggcggcggaggacgaCGCTGGGGAGGAGGCGGCCGCGGCCCCCGGCGACCCCCAGGGACCCAGCGACGAGGAGCAGGCTGGCCCCGCCGAGGACAAGCTGCTGCGGGCCAAGCGCAACTCATACGCCAGCTGCCTGCAGAAGATCAACTGCCCGCACTGCCCGCGCGTCTTCCCCtgggccagctccctgcagaggcacatgctcacacacacag ACAGCCAGTCAGACACTGAGACGCCGACCCCCGCCGGGGAGGTGCTGGACCTCACCTCCCGCGACATGGAGCAGCCGCCGCCTCCGGAGGCCAGCGAGGACGCCGCAGCCGCGCAGGCCCAGGCCGGGCCGGCATCGCCGGGCCAGGGCGGAGAGAAGGGGGCCGAGGAGAGCCAGGCGCCGGGGGACGACCCCGAGGAGAGCCGGGTGCCAGGGGACGGCCCCGAGGAGGACGCGGGCAGCAACAAGAGCCTGGACCTGGACTTGGCCAGCAAGCTGATGGACTTCAAGCTGGCTGAGGGCGAGGCGGGCGCCGGGGGCTGCGGCCCGCAGGACCACAAGTACGCGTGCGACGCCTGCGGGAAGAGCTTCAAGTTCCTGGGCACGCTGAGCCGCCACCGCAAGGCGCACGGCCGCCAGGAGCCCCGGGACCCGCCCGCGGAGGGGGACTCGCCGCCCGCGCCCGAGGAGAAGGCCGCCGAGCCCCCGGCCGCGGAGCCCGGCCCGGGCGCGGGGGAGGCCCCGGCGGTGGCGGAGCAGCCCAGTGAGGAGACCGAGGGCCCCTCGGACGGGGAGGGCGCGGCCGAGCAGAAGTCCTCGGAGAAGAGCGACGACGACAGGAAACCAAAGACGGACTCGCCCAAGAGCGCGGCCAGCAAGGCCGACAAGAGGAAGAAGGTGTGCAGCGTGTGCAACAAGCGCTTCTGGTCGCTGCAGGACCTCACCCGCCACATGCGCTCCCACACGG GGGAGAGGCCGTACAAGTGTCAGACCTGCGAGCGGACCTTCACCTTGAAGCACAGCCTCGTTCGGCACCAGCGCATCCACCAAAAAGCCCGGCGCGCCCAGCACCAGGGCAAGGACAGTGACAAGGACGAGCGGGGGGACGAGGACAGCGAGAACGAGTCCACCCACAGCGGCAACAACCCGGTGTCGGAGAATGAGGCCGAGCCGGCGCCCAGCACCAGCAACCACGTGGCCGTCACCCGGAGCCGGAAGGAGAGCCTGGGTCCCGGCGGGAAGGAGaagagcgggggccgggggcccgaGCATGACCGGGGCAGCCCCAAGGAGCAGGCGTCTCCGGGGGACCCCGGCCCCCAGAGCCCAGAGTCCCTGGTGCAAGACCTACTGGAGCTGCGCGACAAGcggcccgcccccgccctccTGGGCACGGAGTGA